The following proteins are encoded in a genomic region of Leptospiraceae bacterium:
- a CDS encoding RsmD family RNA methyltransferase, which produces MNISQRKKIHIPVIKGFLKGKKIPLPPSLKGYRNFTSGLIKEALFQHIENFFGVSLDGQKKLSISFFDLCAGSGQIGIEAYSRGMTPVHIVEKDKKRFDFILENLKSFEKNGRRIHFHQKDFRRLADEIVLSLKTAVFIDLPYTFWKKDGVCYHIDQFFMKYLEHLKKQVGLFSQEQKERFAHIFFIQSPVPYVIPDNLKNSNWFILDVDIKYYRKHYLVIIKIHLI; this is translated from the coding sequence ATGAATATCTCACAAAGAAAAAAAATTCATATACCAGTCATAAAAGGTTTTTTGAAAGGGAAAAAGATACCTCTGCCTCCGTCTTTAAAGGGATACAGAAATTTTACCTCTGGTTTAATCAAGGAAGCATTATTTCAACATATTGAAAATTTTTTTGGAGTGTCTCTTGATGGTCAAAAGAAGTTATCTATATCATTTTTTGATTTGTGTGCTGGTTCTGGACAAATTGGTATAGAAGCTTATAGTCGTGGGATGACACCTGTCCATATTGTCGAAAAAGATAAAAAACGATTTGATTTTATCTTAGAAAACCTTAAAAGTTTTGAAAAGAATGGAAGAAGAATCCATTTTCATCAAAAGGATTTCAGAAGATTAGCGGATGAAATCGTTCTATCTCTGAAAACAGCCGTTTTTATTGATTTGCCCTATACTTTTTGGAAGAAAGATGGTGTATGTTATCATATCGATCAATTTTTCATGAAATACTTAGAACATTTGAAAAAACAAGTTGGTTTATTTTCCCAAGAGCAAAAAGAAAGATTTGCACATATATTCTTTATTCAATCACCAGTTCCATATGTGATACCTGATAATTTAAAAAATTCGAACTGGTTTATTTTAGATGTTGACATAAAATATTACAGAAAGCATTATTTAGTCATAATAAAAATACATTTGATTTGA
- a CDS encoding PilZ domain-containing protein — translation MSNYRDPSKQKRRHARIAVSNLQGTFLVEGSGQEHDCSILDIGTGGMGISSKTLLYPGERIKMRFWLENQEFEIPGIVSRVSGKNVGIIYDNPPQDVIMKIQNFIHSKLFKGK, via the coding sequence ATGAGCAATTATCGTGATCCTTCGAAGCAAAAAAGAAGGCACGCAAGAATCGCGGTATCAAATTTACAAGGAACTTTCCTTGTAGAAGGTAGTGGACAAGAACATGACTGTAGTATTCTTGACATTGGAACAGGAGGAATGGGAATATCAAGTAAAACTTTGTTGTATCCAGGAGAAAGAATCAAGATGAGGTTTTGGTTAGAAAATCAGGAGTTTGAAATCCCTGGGATTGTATCGCGTGTATCAGGAAAAAATGTAGGCATTATATATGATAATCCTCCTCAGGATGTAATTATGAAAATTCAGAACTTTATTCATTCAAAACTATTTAAAGGAAAGTAA
- a CDS encoding PTS sugar transporter subunit IIA: MKFSELIQPDKIYYYEVLPTKDKYEFLKLLLYNTLKKSKYEKNYQEILEALLEREQAMSTGIGGSIAIPHCTTEYVNEIVASLTLLKEELDFQSLDKTPVRIIVLLIISRKNFDAHIKALASVAKTFQNQEIKKNMLEAKSPEEIYEIIKSV, from the coding sequence ATGAAATTTTCTGAACTTATACAGCCTGATAAAATCTACTATTATGAAGTTCTACCAACAAAAGACAAGTATGAGTTCTTAAAATTACTTCTATATAATACCTTAAAAAAAAGTAAATATGAAAAAAATTACCAAGAGATTTTAGAAGCACTTTTAGAAAGAGAACAAGCCATGTCCACTGGAATTGGAGGGTCTATCGCAATCCCCCATTGCACGACAGAATATGTTAATGAAATTGTTGCTTCCTTGACACTACTAAAAGAAGAATTGGATTTTCAATCCTTAGATAAAACTCCAGTTCGTATTATAGTTTTACTAATCATATCTCGTAAGAACTTTGATGCTCATATTAAAGCTTTAGCAAGTGTTGCAAAAACCTTTCAGAATCAAGAAATAAAAAAGAATATGTTAGAAGCAAAAAGTCCTGAAGAAATTTATGAAATAATAAAAAGCGTATGA
- a CDS encoding proteasome accessory factor PafA2 family protein, whose protein sequence is MGLETEYAIRFSSNVIERPDNRIIYDSILKYLNDYTKTISGTSIIKWGQIFLENGSSICYECLPNHLESGLLEAATPETTNPIEVVLYQRAIDKLLKKSLQKINSSNISFANSTISLIKNCKDAYQNVYGAQENYSASVANDITYKLYRLFIYLYIPLLAIYIFGVFLLSFIILLIQSILLIVLYFFYLTSKAFGQTKYHTYDFFYSNNNRSFFQMYEKISGIVLSSIEIVFSYPMIFPFITIFNLIAFRPYKKNLLAFLITRIILTGSGTIEKNGTFYLSEKALFTKRVSRTTNLPSERCIYDSGNILKLSYLAVLSLFKLNVSYFLQLIKKEQRLQIGMSDSCMCEEAELLKVGTTALILDMIDQQYLKESPQIEKPIKFLEKINQYPNFFNQKAIIKNHESLNTKKEMTAIEIQKWYLEKAKDFLRTKVVQEPEYQLIIKIWEEILFLIEQKDWQSLFGRIDWVTKKNLIEEVLLKEIKQHKNHNKELVDFKEYLNYYELLKTIDIKYHDLYNGYYYKLEELNLAKRIFSDEEIEHAMNHPPNDDQSFAKIRSLIIKKLHSSYHNVRMSWNFIQVGDSLISKIIPLKDYQKEE, encoded by the coding sequence ATGGGGTTAGAAACGGAGTATGCTATCAGATTTTCATCTAACGTCATTGAAAGACCTGACAACCGTATCATATATGACTCTATCTTAAAATATTTAAATGACTATACAAAAACAATAAGTGGAACTTCCATCATCAAGTGGGGGCAAATTTTTCTCGAAAATGGAAGTTCCATTTGTTATGAATGTTTACCAAACCATTTAGAAAGTGGCTTACTAGAAGCGGCAACCCCTGAGACAACTAATCCCATTGAAGTAGTCTTATATCAAAGGGCGATAGACAAACTTTTAAAGAAAAGCTTACAAAAAATTAACTCTTCAAACATTTCTTTTGCCAACAGCACCATAAGTCTTATCAAAAACTGTAAAGATGCTTACCAAAACGTTTACGGAGCACAAGAAAATTATAGTGCTTCAGTAGCAAATGATATTACCTATAAACTTTATCGTCTATTTATTTATCTTTATATCCCTTTATTGGCTATATATATTTTTGGTGTTTTTTTGCTTTCTTTTATCATTCTTCTAATCCAAAGTATATTGTTGATTGTTTTATATTTTTTCTACCTTACTTCGAAAGCGTTTGGACAAACAAAATACCATACGTATGACTTCTTTTATTCTAATAACAATAGAAGTTTTTTTCAGATGTATGAAAAAATTTCAGGAATAGTCTTATCGTCGATTGAAATCGTTTTTTCTTATCCCATGATTTTTCCTTTTATTACTATTTTTAATCTTATTGCTTTCCGTCCTTATAAAAAAAATCTATTAGCTTTTTTAATAACCCGTATAATCCTAACTGGAAGTGGAACCATAGAAAAAAACGGAACATTTTACCTCTCAGAAAAAGCATTGTTTACAAAAAGAGTCTCAAGAACAACGAATCTTCCTTCCGAAAGGTGTATTTATGACTCTGGTAACATACTAAAACTTTCTTATTTGGCTGTTCTTTCCCTGTTTAAATTGAATGTTTCTTACTTCTTGCAACTAATCAAAAAAGAACAAAGGCTTCAAATTGGCATGTCGGATTCATGTATGTGTGAAGAAGCAGAACTTCTAAAAGTAGGAACAACTGCCCTCATTTTAGACATGATTGATCAACAATATTTAAAAGAATCCCCACAGATTGAAAAACCTATAAAGTTTTTAGAAAAAATCAATCAGTATCCAAATTTTTTCAATCAAAAAGCAATAATAAAAAACCATGAGAGTTTAAATACAAAAAAAGAAATGACTGCCATTGAAATCCAAAAATGGTATCTCGAAAAAGCAAAGGACTTTTTAAGAACCAAAGTAGTGCAAGAACCAGAGTATCAGCTAATAATTAAGATTTGGGAAGAAATTTTATTTTTGATTGAACAAAAAGATTGGCAATCACTTTTTGGAAGAATTGACTGGGTGACAAAAAAAAATCTAATAGAAGAAGTTTTATTAAAAGAAATCAAACAACATAAAAACCATAACAAAGAATTAGTGGACTTTAAAGAATACCTTAATTATTATGAACTACTGAAAACTATAGATATCAAATATCATGATTTATACAATGGATATTATTATAAACTCGAGGAATTAAACCTTGCGAAAAGAATATTTTCTGATGAAGAAATCGAACATGCCATGAATCATCCTCCAAATGATGATCAAAGTTTTGCTAAAATCCGAAGTTTGATCATAAAAAAATTACATAGTTCCTATCATAACGTAAGAATGTCATGGAACTTCATTCAAGTGGGTGATAGCTTAATTTCAAAAATAATCCCATTAAAAGATTATCAAAAAGAAGAATAA
- a CDS encoding enoyl-CoA hydratase/isomerase family protein codes for MSKIHLKIENSIAVITLDSDRENSIDEIFIQEFQEAFQNIKQSDAKVVLIESAKTDFFCNGLNPDIFLYGSKESIRNIMKSLAILGWEHFFFPLPTISLISGYAAGGGAFLATFSDFRFMNKTKSRIGFTEIYLSMTIPSIALELLAIKIGYQNVVQTTIQGKLFKAEDCLKYQLVDEVFETYEETKKNAYKFAEQLSKFSLHSLVSIKKGYQRWISKEHLEIQLEKDLKEIEDILASEKTQEAFATLKEKRKK; via the coding sequence ATGTCAAAAATACATCTCAAAATAGAAAATTCTATCGCAGTTATCACACTTGATTCTGACAGAGAAAATTCAATCGACGAAATTTTTATCCAAGAGTTTCAAGAGGCTTTTCAAAACATCAAACAAAGTGATGCGAAGGTGGTCTTGATTGAATCAGCCAAAACGGATTTTTTTTGTAATGGTTTAAATCCAGATATTTTTCTTTATGGAAGTAAAGAATCAATACGTAATATCATGAAAAGCTTGGCTATTTTAGGATGGGAACATTTCTTCTTTCCTCTTCCTACGATCTCTCTCATTTCTGGCTATGCCGCTGGTGGTGGTGCTTTTTTAGCTACTTTCAGCGATTTTCGTTTTATGAACAAAACAAAATCTAGAATTGGTTTTACGGAAATCTATTTATCCATGACGATACCATCGATAGCATTGGAACTTTTAGCCATAAAAATTGGTTACCAAAATGTTGTCCAAACCACTATTCAAGGAAAATTATTCAAAGCGGAAGATTGCCTAAAATACCAACTTGTTGACGAAGTTTTTGAAACCTATGAAGAAACAAAAAAGAATGCCTATAAATTTGCAGAGCAACTAAGCAAATTTTCCCTGCATTCACTTGTATCTATCAAAAAAGGTTATCAACGGTGGATATCCAAAGAACACTTAGAAATCCAATTAGAAAAAGACCTAAAAGAAATCGAAGATATCCTAGCTTCCGAAAAAACTCAGGAAGCCTTTGCAACTCTAAAAGAGAAAAGAAAAAAGTGA
- a CDS encoding LapA family protein, with protein MIPLRLVLVFLGIFIVILFLISNPQEVSFHFLFWKSVYRLYEVIIFSMILGVLLYILVIGHIKDVMDRKK; from the coding sequence ATGATACCCCTGAGATTAGTTCTCGTTTTTTTGGGGATTTTTATAGTAATTCTATTCTTGATAAGTAATCCCCAAGAAGTTTCTTTTCATTTTTTGTTTTGGAAAAGTGTTTATCGCTTGTATGAGGTGATTATATTCAGCATGATCTTGGGGGTATTGTTGTATATTCTCGTTATAGGACATATTAAAGATGTTATGGATAGGAAAAAATAA
- a CDS encoding HesA/MoeB/ThiF family protein has translation MNELYETKNFKLTKEEITRYSRNIFLKEIGLEGQVKLKKSKVLIIGAGGLGSPILYYLAASGVGFLKVCEYDIVDPTNLQRQFLYDTKDVGKKKSEVLKKRILEFNPYIELEVVSERLTPENAFHIIRNVDLVIDGSDNFATRFLVNDVCYFQEIPLITGGVIQFYGLIIGIEPKKTFCYRCLLEHPPEEAENCSTVGVMGSMVGVIGSLMSLEAVKYLLGISPNIMGQIIRYDGLMQEFRIQNIQKTPTCILCGENPQIKHFEKENFDYQQVCNPLPAFMKVI, from the coding sequence ATGAATGAACTTTACGAAACTAAGAATTTTAAATTAACTAAAGAAGAAATCACTCGTTATTCGAGAAATATATTTCTCAAAGAGATTGGACTTGAGGGACAAGTAAAACTAAAAAAAAGTAAAGTATTAATAATTGGGGCTGGTGGTCTTGGGAGCCCGATTTTGTATTACCTTGCTGCATCAGGTGTTGGATTTTTAAAAGTGTGTGAATATGATATTGTAGATCCAACGAATTTACAAAGACAATTTCTTTATGATACCAAAGATGTAGGAAAGAAGAAATCAGAGGTGTTGAAAAAAAGAATTTTGGAATTTAATCCCTACATAGAGCTCGAAGTCGTATCAGAACGATTAACTCCTGAGAATGCTTTTCATATTATACGTAATGTAGATTTAGTGATTGATGGTTCTGATAACTTTGCCACAAGGTTTTTAGTAAATGATGTATGTTATTTTCAAGAGATACCTCTAATTACAGGTGGAGTGATTCAATTCTATGGATTAATAATAGGAATTGAACCAAAAAAAACTTTTTGTTATCGGTGTTTATTGGAGCATCCACCAGAAGAAGCAGAAAATTGTTCTACGGTTGGAGTGATGGGATCTATGGTGGGAGTCATTGGTTCATTAATGTCTCTGGAAGCAGTTAAATATTTACTAGGGATAAGTCCTAACATAATGGGACAGATTATTCGATATGATGGTTTGATGCAAGAATTTAGAATTCAAAATATTCAAAAAACTCCTACTTGTATATTATGTGGAGAAAATCCCCAAATAAAACACTTTGAAAAAGAAAATTTTGATTATCAACAAGTTTGTAATCCTTTACCCGCATTTATGAAAGTCATTTAA
- a CDS encoding inositol monophosphatase: MSDIVLPYNLKEEVHRRLDIFEGLLPELRRILLEIQQEEDLHIQYKSSDVDLVTKADYLSESTIIHFLQTKFPMDSILTEESGRKEPIINNTNLINMVSSKFTWCIDPLDGTVNYSHRIPLYAISVGILYEDLPVGGLVFIPTFNDVYRAVYNDGAYKNHKQIHVSETSDLRKSIIVTGFPYKRDHLMKKLTSSFQKVLKNTRGLRRTGSASLDLCWLAEGRFDAHYEWNLSAWDTAAGIVIVREAGGIVINQNKKQYQPGDELLIATNKNIHVEFTKLILEDIE, translated from the coding sequence ATGAGTGATATAGTTCTACCCTACAACCTAAAAGAAGAAGTTCATAGACGTCTTGATATCTTTGAAGGATTGCTTCCCGAACTCAGAAGAATCCTTTTGGAAATACAGCAAGAAGAAGATTTGCACATCCAATATAAATCATCGGATGTAGATTTAGTCACAAAAGCTGATTATTTATCTGAAAGCACCATCATCCATTTTCTTCAAACTAAATTTCCTATGGATTCTATCTTAACTGAAGAATCAGGTAGAAAAGAGCCAATCATAAATAACACTAATCTCATTAATATGGTTTCATCTAAGTTCACTTGGTGTATTGATCCTTTAGACGGAACTGTCAACTATTCCCATAGAATTCCTTTGTATGCTATTTCTGTCGGGATACTTTACGAGGACTTACCTGTTGGTGGGTTAGTTTTTATCCCTACTTTCAATGACGTATATCGTGCTGTTTATAATGATGGTGCTTATAAAAATCATAAACAAATCCACGTTTCTGAAACTTCGGATTTACGTAAGTCAATTATTGTAACAGGTTTTCCATACAAAAGGGATCATCTTATGAAGAAACTTACTTCATCTTTTCAGAAAGTTTTAAAGAACACTCGAGGTTTAAGAAGAACCGGTTCGGCTTCTCTTGATTTATGTTGGTTAGCAGAAGGAAGATTTGATGCCCATTATGAATGGAATCTTTCTGCTTGGGATACAGCTGCTGGAATTGTGATTGTACGAGAAGCAGGTGGTATTGTAATCAATCAAAACAAAAAGCAATACCAACCAGGAGATGAATTACTAATTGCTACAAATAAAAATATTCACGTAGAATTCACAAAACTGATTTTAGAAGATATTGAATAA
- a CDS encoding glycosyltransferase family 2 protein encodes MFLHDIFVFALISVYFIDVFLLFIYGVHLYVMIYLYKKNKHKCISNLEKPPIDLEKTDLNQIPEVAIQLPIYNEYYVVDRLLDSIRNIRWPKEKLYIQVLDDSTDETVEKVSKIVKKMQDDGYRIELIHRNNRVGFKAGALKEGLEKIKAEYVAIFDADFIPNPDFFVKLIPYFQDPEIGMIQTRWGHINKNFSLLTYAQSLGIDGHFVIEQVARNGSGLWMNFNGTAGIWRKQCIIDAGSWESDTLTEDFDLSYRAELKGWKFRYFSDIVNDAELPVTIQAFKSQQFRWCKGSIQTAIKLIPRIIKANLPWKIKIEAIIHLTNYLVHPLMILNILLTLPLIHIEKWSNYKFSNLATEFVLFIAFLLSISTFAPTIFYLYTQKELHQNWKKKIPYMFVLMMIGIGISVSNTKAFLEAIFGKISNFQRTPKYKIETKNDNYINRSKYKQNIDPTILVEFLFFIYCLLTIWFAYSYEKYLVIPFMFIYAIGFFYVMFLNIYQQIIIKTSFFIKN; translated from the coding sequence ATGTTTCTTCATGACATATTTGTTTTTGCACTCATTTCTGTTTATTTCATCGATGTTTTCTTGCTTTTTATATATGGCGTTCATCTATATGTGATGATCTATCTATACAAAAAAAATAAACACAAATGCATAAGTAATCTGGAGAAACCCCCTATTGACTTGGAAAAGACTGACTTAAATCAAATACCTGAAGTTGCCATCCAATTACCAATTTACAATGAATATTACGTGGTAGATCGTTTGTTGGATTCTATTCGAAATATACGCTGGCCTAAAGAAAAATTATATATTCAAGTCCTAGATGACTCAACTGATGAAACCGTAGAAAAGGTTTCTAAAATTGTCAAAAAAATGCAAGATGATGGTTATCGTATAGAACTCATCCACAGAAATAATAGAGTTGGTTTTAAAGCAGGAGCTTTAAAAGAAGGTCTTGAAAAAATTAAAGCTGAGTACGTTGCCATTTTTGATGCGGATTTCATTCCAAATCCAGATTTTTTTGTAAAGCTTATACCTTATTTTCAAGATCCAGAAATTGGAATGATTCAAACTCGCTGGGGACATATCAATAAAAATTTTTCTCTTCTCACTTATGCCCAGTCGTTAGGGATTGATGGGCATTTTGTTATAGAGCAAGTTGCAAGAAATGGTTCAGGTTTATGGATGAATTTTAACGGAACTGCAGGGATATGGAGAAAACAATGCATCATAGATGCTGGAAGTTGGGAAAGTGATACCCTAACTGAAGATTTTGATTTATCCTATCGAGCTGAATTAAAAGGATGGAAATTTCGTTATTTCTCTGACATTGTAAATGATGCAGAACTTCCTGTTACTATACAAGCCTTTAAATCTCAACAGTTTCGTTGGTGCAAAGGTTCAATCCAAACTGCTATAAAATTAATTCCGAGAATTATCAAAGCAAATTTACCCTGGAAAATCAAAATAGAAGCCATCATACATTTAACCAACTACCTAGTTCATCCATTGATGATTCTTAATATCTTACTTACTTTACCTTTAATTCATATAGAGAAATGGTCAAATTATAAATTTTCTAATTTAGCAACGGAGTTTGTGCTTTTCATTGCTTTTCTTTTGAGCATATCTACATTTGCTCCAACAATTTTTTATTTATATACTCAAAAAGAGCTCCACCAAAACTGGAAGAAGAAAATACCATACATGTTTGTCTTGATGATGATAGGAATAGGTATTTCTGTTTCTAATACAAAAGCTTTTCTGGAAGCTATTTTTGGAAAAATTTCGAATTTTCAACGAACTCCAAAATATAAAATCGAGACCAAAAATGATAATTACATAAATCGAAGCAAATACAAACAAAATATAGATCCTACCATTCTTGTAGAGTTTTTGTTTTTTATTTATTGCCTATTAACTATCTGGTTTGCATATAGTTATGAAAAATATCTAGTTATACCTTTTATGTTTATTTATGCCATAGGTTTCTTTTATGTAATGTTTTTAAATATTTACCAACAAATCATCATAAAGACAAGTTTTTTTATTAAAAATTGA
- a CDS encoding alpha/beta hydrolase produces the protein MKIIYLHGFASSPSSQKAKFFKKNLSGYDIIVPDLNCGNFTNMTITKQIEIIKDIMKTNPKEKYILIGSSMGGYVSLLCMHLISQEKIFKNIHKLVLLAPALEFTKRILRKDKEKFQKWKKEGYIEIEHYAWKKTLPLNFLFYIDAKTYEKLEFTREIPVLIFHGVYDEVVPYEVSLKYLKQNSLSHLVLLNSDHSLLNSLNTILTYTQQFLRL, from the coding sequence ATGAAAATAATATACCTTCATGGATTTGCTTCTAGTCCTTCTTCCCAAAAAGCAAAATTCTTTAAAAAAAATCTCTCAGGTTATGACATAATCGTCCCAGATTTAAATTGTGGAAATTTTACGAATATGACAATCACAAAGCAAATTGAAATCATAAAGGACATTATGAAAACAAATCCAAAAGAAAAATATATTCTCATTGGATCAAGCATGGGGGGATACGTGTCTTTGCTTTGCATGCATCTTATTTCCCAAGAGAAAATTTTTAAAAATATACATAAATTAGTTTTACTTGCTCCAGCTTTAGAATTTACCAAAAGGATTCTAAGAAAAGATAAAGAGAAGTTTCAGAAATGGAAAAAAGAAGGTTATATTGAAATAGAACATTATGCATGGAAAAAAACACTTCCTTTGAATTTTCTTTTTTATATCGATGCAAAAACGTATGAAAAATTAGAATTCACAAGAGAAATCCCAGTACTAATTTTTCACGGAGTTTATGATGAAGTTGTTCCTTATGAAGTAAGTTTGAAGTATTTAAAACAAAATTCTCTTTCGCATTTAGTTTTGCTAAATTCCGATCATTCTTTATTAAATTCATTAAACACGATACTAACATACACACAGCAATTCCTCAGGCTATAA
- the def gene encoding peptide deformylase gives MSVRNILRIGNPILRMRSEEVPISEICSKEIKDLVKDMFDSMKAAQGIGLAAPQIGVLKRVVIVGYENSERYPEIKFDRVDGEYKFRVLINPVIEPLTDEVMGFWEGCLSVPGMRGYVERPKKIRLQFYDLEEVYHDEIIEGFEAIVVQHECDHLDGILYVDRLKDTKLFGYDEELDKAKKQVSFV, from the coding sequence ATGTCAGTTAGAAATATTCTCAGAATCGGAAATCCGATTTTAAGGATGCGTTCAGAGGAAGTTCCTATATCAGAAATATGCTCGAAAGAAATCAAGGATTTAGTTAAAGACATGTTTGACTCCATGAAAGCGGCTCAAGGAATTGGACTTGCGGCACCACAAATTGGTGTGCTCAAAAGAGTTGTTATTGTTGGTTATGAAAATTCTGAGAGGTATCCAGAAATTAAATTTGATCGCGTTGATGGAGAATATAAATTCAGAGTTCTCATCAATCCTGTAATTGAACCGCTCACAGATGAAGTAATGGGTTTTTGGGAGGGTTGCTTATCTGTACCAGGCATGAGGGGTTATGTAGAACGACCTAAGAAAATACGCCTTCAGTTTTACGATTTAGAAGAAGTTTATCATGATGAAATCATAGAAGGTTTTGAAGCCATCGTTGTTCAACATGAATGTGATCATTTAGATGGAATTCTATACGTGGATCGCTTGAAAGATACAAAACTCTTTGGATATGATGAAGAATTAGACAAAGCCAAAAAACAAGTTAGTTTTGTTTAA